In Terriglobus sp. TAA 43, a single window of DNA contains:
- a CDS encoding cation:proton antiporter, whose translation MNPLLVSMLVVLSTTLVCGWIARRLGQASVIGEMAGGILLGPTLLGRLMPSTWHALFTPATLSAFDVLSTLGLVLYLFLIGSSLDYSHMHQQKKTAAAAGLASLLLPFALGVMVAKPTMTRFPTSVALLPFTLFLGISLSITAFPVLARILEERGLTATPLGVTALLCAAADDVCAWMLLAVAMSIMPHNGSALSMPVRMMLFAAYLLVMLVVTRFAQAIANRHNERSLSASIVAGSVLVALLSAATTDALGLHSLFGAFVAGLAFPRIPKWQKTLNDSLQVPVTSLLLPFFFALTGLRTRLDLLQGSGVFSWTLLLLLLAVVGKIGGGVIAARPLGESWRNAFALGAMLNTRGLVELIVLNIAYMQGVFGPALFAALVVVALVTTIMTSPLLTLLRIRNHSNKAQFISS comes from the coding sequence ATGAACCCTCTTCTCGTTTCCATGCTGGTGGTGTTGTCCACGACTCTTGTATGTGGATGGATTGCTCGCAGGCTTGGGCAGGCCAGCGTGATCGGCGAAATGGCCGGGGGCATCTTGCTGGGGCCTACGTTGCTTGGTCGACTCATGCCTTCCACTTGGCATGCACTCTTTACGCCTGCAACGCTTAGCGCATTTGATGTGCTAAGCACACTCGGCCTGGTGCTGTATCTGTTTCTGATTGGCAGTTCACTTGACTACAGCCACATGCATCAGCAGAAGAAGACCGCTGCTGCCGCAGGGCTGGCAAGCCTGCTGTTGCCATTTGCATTGGGTGTCATGGTGGCAAAGCCAACCATGACACGCTTCCCCACTTCGGTCGCGCTACTTCCGTTCACATTGTTCCTTGGCATCTCGCTCAGCATCACAGCATTTCCTGTGCTCGCAAGAATCCTGGAAGAACGCGGGCTCACAGCCACACCGTTGGGTGTAACAGCGCTGCTGTGCGCTGCAGCCGATGATGTATGTGCATGGATGTTGCTCGCGGTAGCCATGTCCATCATGCCGCACAACGGCAGCGCACTCTCCATGCCGGTGCGCATGATGCTGTTCGCCGCGTATCTACTGGTGATGCTTGTAGTGACGCGCTTCGCACAAGCCATTGCGAATCGGCACAATGAACGTTCGCTTTCTGCATCGATCGTTGCAGGCTCAGTGTTGGTGGCATTGCTCTCCGCTGCAACTACGGATGCGCTTGGACTCCATTCATTGTTTGGAGCATTCGTTGCAGGCCTCGCGTTCCCACGCATTCCAAAATGGCAGAAGACACTCAACGATTCGTTACAGGTGCCGGTCACATCGTTGTTGCTGCCGTTTTTCTTTGCGCTCACAGGGCTTCGCACGCGTCTGGATCTGTTGCAAGGCAGCGGAGTGTTTTCGTGGACACTACTGCTCTTGCTTCTCGCTGTTGTGGGCAAGATTGGTGGCGGCGTTATTGCGGCAAGGCCACTCGGCGAATCATGGCGCAACGCATTTGCGCTTGGCGCCATGCTAAACACGCGCGGGCTTGTTGAGTTGATCGTGCTGAATATCGCTTACATGCAGGGCGTATTCGGCCCGGCATTGTTTGCAGCACTGGTCGTTGTCGCGCTGGTGACCACGATCATGACTTCGCCATTGCTAACGCTGTTGCGCATTCGTAATCACAGCAACAAGGCGCAGTTCATTTCCTCTTAG
- a CDS encoding MFS transporter, producing the protein MNPEASPDTVEESPVPVIAAAAAAPRPAQNNGFGPLKIPLFRDRWIASTVSNVGTWMQDTAATWLMTALTGSPLLIASMQTAASLPVLMLGLFAGATADIFERRRLLIFWQAWQMAAVFLMAVLALFGVIGPMALLSLTFLMNVGAAMNSPAWQAIVPELVPREEVPNAVSLASASNNLARAVGPAMGGLMVALFVKASTGAGWVFALNAGSFAAVIWVLYNWKRKPMFKSALPAERIFGSVGTGLRYLRYAPVLQAIFLRAFLFTFSAAAVWSLLSLIARREFTHSHYISGATGYGVLNGSMGLGAVLAAVALPRIRAKFSADRVLAVASVQFLATLLVLAFIHSVTLDILFLIGGGFAWTCTMATLNTGVQLSSPGWVQARALGMYQMIFQGGLALGSFVWGYVAEHSSVTASMASAAVLIAVAMPVTLRLHVLRGSLPDLTPYQFKRPVPHLELEPAPEDGPVRILVDYIVDVENYNEFVGRIHKLREVRLRTGAIRWAVFRDGNDAERLEESFVMESWLEYLRSRERMTTADFAILQCVRDLHKGEELPRVTHQVYAKERTNVERDPEISTDSGVTS; encoded by the coding sequence ATGAATCCAGAAGCAAGCCCTGACACCGTCGAAGAATCGCCCGTACCCGTGATTGCGGCTGCCGCAGCAGCACCACGTCCGGCACAGAACAACGGGTTTGGCCCACTGAAGATACCGCTGTTTCGTGATCGCTGGATTGCTTCCACTGTGTCCAATGTGGGCACGTGGATGCAGGACACTGCGGCCACATGGTTGATGACGGCGCTCACAGGATCGCCGCTACTCATCGCGTCTATGCAAACCGCAGCGAGTCTGCCGGTGTTGATGCTTGGGTTGTTTGCCGGAGCTACGGCAGATATCTTTGAGCGCCGCCGTTTATTGATTTTCTGGCAGGCATGGCAGATGGCCGCCGTGTTTCTGATGGCGGTGCTGGCACTCTTCGGTGTCATCGGTCCCATGGCACTGTTGTCGCTGACGTTCCTGATGAACGTGGGCGCTGCTATGAACAGTCCGGCATGGCAGGCAATTGTGCCGGAGTTGGTGCCGCGCGAAGAAGTGCCGAACGCTGTTTCGCTTGCTTCTGCCAGCAATAATCTTGCACGCGCTGTGGGCCCTGCGATGGGCGGATTGATGGTGGCGTTGTTCGTCAAGGCCAGCACTGGGGCGGGATGGGTCTTCGCTCTGAATGCGGGGTCTTTCGCGGCTGTCATCTGGGTGCTTTACAACTGGAAGCGCAAGCCGATGTTCAAGAGCGCTCTGCCTGCGGAACGCATCTTCGGTTCAGTTGGCACGGGGCTGCGCTATCTGCGTTATGCGCCGGTGTTGCAGGCGATTTTTCTGCGCGCGTTTCTCTTCACGTTTTCTGCTGCTGCCGTGTGGTCATTGCTCTCGCTGATTGCCAGGCGTGAATTTACGCATAGCCATTACATCTCCGGTGCGACGGGCTACGGTGTGTTGAATGGCTCAATGGGATTGGGCGCTGTGTTGGCCGCTGTGGCATTGCCACGCATTCGTGCAAAGTTTTCTGCGGATCGAGTGCTTGCAGTTGCCAGTGTGCAATTCCTGGCCACGCTCTTGGTGTTGGCGTTCATTCACTCGGTCACGCTGGATATTCTGTTCCTCATCGGCGGTGGTTTCGCGTGGACCTGCACGATGGCCACTCTGAATACCGGTGTGCAGTTGTCATCGCCGGGATGGGTGCAGGCGCGCGCTCTGGGCATGTACCAGATGATCTTTCAGGGTGGACTGGCACTGGGTTCGTTCGTCTGGGGCTATGTTGCAGAACACAGCAGCGTGACTGCGTCCATGGCAAGTGCAGCTGTGCTCATTGCGGTGGCAATGCCTGTCACGCTGCGATTGCATGTGTTGCGCGGCAGCTTACCCGACCTTACGCCGTACCAGTTCAAACGTCCTGTGCCTCATCTGGAATTGGAACCTGCTCCGGAGGATGGCCCTGTCCGCATTCTTGTGGACTACATCGTAGACGTGGAGAACTACAACGAGTTTGTCGGTCGTATTCACAAGCTGCGCGAGGTGCGTCTCCGCACAGGAGCGATCCGATGGGCCGTGTTTCGTGATGGCAATGACGCGGAGCGGTTGGAAGAAAGCTTCGTGATGGAAAGCTGGCTGGAGTATCTACGCAGCCGCGAGCGCATGACCACAGCAGACTTCGCCATATTGCAGTGTGTGCGTGACCTGCACAAGGGCGAGGAACTACCCCGCGTGACACATCAGGTGTATGCGAAGGAACGTACGAATGTTGAGCGAGATCCAGAAATTTCTACCGATTCTGGTGTAACAAGTTGA
- a CDS encoding Hpt domain-containing protein, whose product MEEVPMQAALAAIWKKNLHQTRDRLTLLQRAADHLSTTRTLEEDLRGEAVSTAHKMAGSLGMFGLHSATEAARAVEQSLDHNGLPQPERLQEQVDALTAILAPHLSD is encoded by the coding sequence ATGGAAGAAGTCCCCATGCAGGCGGCGCTGGCCGCCATCTGGAAGAAAAACCTGCATCAGACACGCGACCGCTTAACCCTGCTACAGCGTGCAGCAGACCACCTCAGCACGACTCGAACGCTTGAAGAAGATCTGCGAGGTGAGGCCGTTTCCACGGCTCATAAGATGGCCGGTTCGTTGGGAATGTTCGGATTGCACAGCGCTACCGAAGCTGCACGCGCAGTTGAACAATCGCTCGATCACAATGGCCTTCCACAACCGGAACGACTGCAGGAACAAGTGGACGCGTTGACAGCAATCCTCGCCCCACACCTGTCCGATTGA
- a CDS encoding 2-oxoglutarate dehydrogenase E1 component translates to MATRAKANGKQAAGVATPEQDNSNTQLRTEVFEIFRRWGYLQATLDPLKQYLPQEPFPIDLPEGSDAIAEEARRYYCGNVALEFSHIASPEKREWLQKKMEQTHVETPQQQATTLTQLIKADLFEQTIQQRYLGTKRFSLEGLTALVPYLDRTFEVSSELGVDVCLFAMNHRGRLNVMVNTVGRSAADIFTKFEDVDPRSHLGGGDVKYHQGATGTYTSPTGKTIDLHLASNPSHLEAVDPVIMGRARARQVRIGEDGPKKVLPIIIHGDAAFAGQGIWAETLDLATINGYIVGGTIQIVVNNLLGFTAEPQESNSSRFATDMAKRLPIPIFHVNAEDPDAVVRVAAIAAEYRATFGSDVVVDLIGYRRHGHSEVDDPTVTQPRRYAKIKETPVLYKSYAERIGVDATVEIKQISEKFLADQAEGKQAQHVPHLSSLPKYWDNYKGGYLPADEPTKTGLPAAEITRLTQLLLKTPDGFNIHPKIKALLKQREEMGNGAKPFDYGTAELVAYASLLEKGTPVRLSGQDSQRGTFNQRHSFFTDTETEKRWSPLQNIGDKQGRFEAYNSMLSEAGVLGFEYGYARDYPETLVLWEAQFGDFANGAQIIMDQFIAAGEAKWGLLSGVVLLLPHGYEGQGPEHSSARIERYLQLCATDNMYVTQPSNAAQYFLLLRRQALSEYRKPLIVFTPKSMLRHPDAVSPIADFGAEKFQTVLADTEAKDPRRILVCSGKIGHNLRVERAKRGDYSTAIVFVEQLYPWPEEALAKALEMYPNAEEVVWVQEEPANMGPLTYAYPLLKRTAGNRRVLRVSRSAAATPATGSAKAHDLEEKALIELALGKAKK, encoded by the coding sequence ATGGCAACCAGGGCGAAGGCGAACGGGAAGCAGGCGGCAGGCGTGGCAACACCGGAACAGGACAACAGCAATACGCAGTTGCGGACGGAAGTATTTGAGATTTTCCGCCGGTGGGGTTATCTCCAGGCGACGCTGGATCCCCTGAAGCAGTACCTGCCCCAGGAACCGTTTCCCATTGATCTGCCGGAAGGGTCCGACGCCATTGCAGAAGAGGCACGCCGTTATTACTGCGGCAATGTCGCGCTGGAGTTCTCGCATATCGCGTCGCCGGAGAAGCGTGAGTGGCTCCAGAAGAAGATGGAGCAGACGCACGTTGAGACGCCTCAGCAGCAGGCGACGACGCTGACGCAGCTCATCAAGGCAGATCTCTTTGAGCAGACCATCCAACAGCGTTACCTGGGCACAAAGCGATTCTCGTTGGAAGGCCTGACGGCGCTTGTTCCGTATCTTGATCGCACCTTCGAAGTGTCGTCGGAACTGGGTGTTGATGTCTGTCTGTTCGCTATGAACCATCGCGGTCGTTTGAACGTGATGGTGAACACGGTGGGCCGCAGCGCAGCCGATATCTTTACCAAGTTTGAAGACGTTGATCCGCGCAGCCATTTGGGCGGTGGCGACGTGAAGTATCACCAGGGTGCAACGGGTACATACACTTCGCCGACAGGCAAGACGATTGACCTTCATCTGGCGTCGAACCCTTCGCATCTTGAGGCGGTTGATCCGGTGATCATGGGCCGTGCGCGAGCACGTCAGGTACGCATTGGCGAAGATGGTCCGAAGAAAGTGCTGCCAATCATCATTCACGGTGATGCGGCGTTTGCAGGACAGGGCATTTGGGCTGAGACGCTGGACCTTGCCACCATCAATGGCTACATCGTGGGCGGCACGATTCAGATCGTTGTGAACAATCTGCTTGGATTCACGGCTGAACCGCAAGAATCGAACTCGTCACGCTTTGCCACGGACATGGCGAAACGTCTTCCGATTCCCATCTTCCACGTGAATGCGGAAGACCCGGATGCTGTGGTGCGTGTGGCTGCGATTGCTGCGGAGTATCGCGCTACGTTTGGTTCGGATGTTGTTGTCGATCTCATCGGCTATCGCCGTCATGGTCATTCTGAAGTGGATGATCCTACTGTGACGCAGCCGCGCCGTTACGCAAAGATCAAGGAAACACCGGTGCTCTACAAGAGCTACGCAGAACGTATTGGCGTAGATGCAACGGTAGAGATCAAGCAGATCAGCGAGAAGTTTCTTGCGGACCAGGCAGAGGGCAAGCAGGCGCAACATGTGCCGCATCTGTCGTCGTTGCCAAAGTACTGGGACAACTACAAGGGCGGCTATCTGCCTGCGGATGAGCCAACGAAGACAGGTTTGCCTGCGGCGGAGATCACGCGCCTGACGCAGCTTCTGTTGAAGACGCCCGATGGCTTCAATATCCATCCCAAGATCAAGGCTCTGCTGAAGCAGCGCGAAGAGATGGGCAATGGTGCCAAGCCGTTTGACTACGGAACGGCCGAGCTTGTGGCGTATGCATCGTTGTTGGAGAAGGGAACGCCTGTGCGCCTCTCCGGACAGGATTCGCAGCGCGGCACGTTCAATCAGCGTCACAGCTTCTTCACGGACACCGAGACGGAGAAGCGATGGTCGCCGCTGCAAAACATCGGAGACAAGCAGGGCCGTTTCGAAGCGTATAACTCCATGCTGAGCGAAGCCGGTGTGCTTGGCTTTGAGTATGGCTATGCGCGTGACTATCCAGAAACGCTGGTGCTGTGGGAGGCGCAGTTTGGTGACTTCGCCAATGGCGCGCAGATCATCATGGATCAGTTCATTGCAGCGGGCGAAGCGAAGTGGGGCTTGCTGAGCGGTGTGGTTCTTCTCTTGCCGCACGGCTATGAAGGCCAGGGACCGGAACATTCGTCGGCACGCATTGAGCGCTATCTGCAGCTCTGTGCGACGGACAACATGTATGTGACGCAGCCGTCAAATGCAGCACAGTATTTCCTCCTGCTGCGTCGTCAGGCGCTCAGCGAGTATCGCAAACCGCTGATCGTGTTCACACCGAAGTCGATGCTGCGCCACCCGGATGCGGTGTCGCCCATTGCCGATTTCGGCGCAGAGAAGTTCCAGACGGTGCTTGCGGATACTGAGGCAAAGGATCCGCGCCGCATCCTTGTCTGCTCTGGCAAGATTGGTCACAACCTGCGTGTTGAGCGCGCGAAACGCGGCGATTACTCTACCGCTATCGTGTTTGTGGAACAGCTCTATCCGTGGCCGGAGGAGGCGCTGGCAAAGGCGCTGGAGATGTATCCGAACGCGGAAGAGGTTGTTTGGGTGCAGGAAGAGCCTGCGAACATGGGGCCGCTGACCTATGCGTATCCATTGTTGAAGCGCACTGCCGGCAACCGTCGCGTACTGCGTGTATCGCGTTCTGCTGCGGCCACACCTGCAACCGGTTCGGCCAAGGCGCATGACCTGGAAGAGAAGGCGCTGATCGAATTGGCGTTGGGTAAAGCGAAAAAGTAG
- a CDS encoding deoxyhypusine synthase, with product MSTKQELLQNPIQHIDIKQHNVVALVDAMNHMAYSSRDLARAATIYDMMLRDTECGVILCLAGSLISAGLQQVIIDLLRNNMVDAIVSTGANIVDQDFFEALGFKHYVAGEEYKYGAGDAELREMMIDRIYDTFIDEEELRICDETTEKIINGMKPGAYSSREFIKEMGKYLAENGRTPKNGNEDSIVLAAYELNIPIFCPAFSDCSFGFGIVAHQHARQGKPMCSIDSGKDFYELTQLKIQNPTTGLLMIGGGVPKNFAQDIVVAADILGVEASMHKYAIQITVADARDGALSGSTLKEASSWGKVDLTWEQMVYSEATIALPLIAGYAYHKKAYAARTAKAFAQVLEPVTA from the coding sequence ATGTCAACGAAACAGGAACTCCTCCAGAACCCGATCCAGCACATCGACATCAAGCAGCACAACGTTGTCGCACTGGTTGATGCCATGAACCACATGGCTTACTCTTCCCGCGACCTTGCACGCGCTGCCACGATTTACGACATGATGCTGCGCGACACCGAGTGCGGCGTCATCCTCTGCCTCGCCGGATCGCTGATCTCTGCGGGCCTGCAGCAGGTCATCATCGACCTGCTGCGCAACAACATGGTGGACGCTATCGTCTCCACCGGCGCAAACATCGTTGACCAGGACTTCTTTGAAGCTCTCGGATTCAAGCACTACGTTGCCGGCGAAGAGTACAAGTACGGCGCGGGCGACGCTGAGCTGCGCGAAATGATGATCGACCGCATCTATGACACGTTCATCGATGAGGAAGAGCTGCGCATCTGCGACGAAACGACCGAGAAGATCATCAACGGCATGAAGCCGGGTGCGTACTCCTCGCGTGAGTTCATCAAGGAAATGGGCAAGTACCTGGCCGAGAACGGCCGCACGCCCAAGAACGGCAACGAAGACTCCATCGTCCTTGCTGCCTATGAGCTGAACATCCCCATCTTCTGCCCCGCATTCTCTGACTGCTCGTTCGGCTTCGGCATCGTGGCTCACCAGCACGCTCGCCAGGGCAAGCCCATGTGCTCGATTGACAGCGGCAAGGACTTCTACGAACTGACCCAGCTGAAGATTCAGAACCCGACCACCGGCCTGCTGATGATCGGCGGCGGCGTTCCGAAGAACTTCGCGCAGGACATCGTGGTGGCTGCGGACATTCTGGGCGTGGAAGCTTCCATGCACAAGTACGCCATCCAGATCACGGTTGCTGACGCACGCGACGGCGCTCTTTCCGGCTCGACCCTGAAGGAAGCTTCTTCGTGGGGCAAGGTCGACCTGACCTGGGAGCAGATGGTGTACAGCGAGGCGACCATCGCCCTGCCGCTGATCGCCGGTTATGCGTACCACAAGAAGGCTTACGCAGCCCGCACCGCCAAGGCCTTTGCCCAGGTGCTTGAGCCGGTCACGGCGTAA
- a CDS encoding zinc-binding alcohol dehydrogenase family protein, translating to MKAVGYHTPLPIEDPDALLDIELEMPTARDRDLLVEVRAISVNPVDIKQRKSAKPDAGKEYKVLGWDCAGVVVGTGKLTSMFKKGDEVYYSGCIARQGANAQFHSVDERIVAIKPKRLSFAQAAALPLTSLTAWEILFDRFGVEQRRIGYGAPRKGSILIIGAAGGVGSMLMQIASHMTPLTVVATASRPETAEWCRQMGADYVIDHHRDIRTQMQELGLGEVEYIALLSATDTHYPGIAELLAPQGKIAIIDDPQKPVDARPLKRKSASICWEFMFTRSYYETPDILRQHDSLTEVSKLMDLGTLKTTMTKSYGTINAQNLKMAHAWIESGRSIGKIVLEGWE from the coding sequence ATGAAGGCTGTTGGCTACCACACCCCCCTACCCATCGAAGACCCAGACGCATTGCTGGACATTGAACTTGAGATGCCCACAGCGCGTGACCGTGACCTGTTGGTAGAGGTCCGCGCGATCTCCGTGAACCCCGTCGATATTAAGCAGCGCAAAAGCGCGAAGCCCGACGCGGGCAAAGAGTACAAAGTGCTGGGCTGGGATTGCGCAGGCGTCGTTGTGGGCACGGGCAAGCTGACCTCAATGTTCAAGAAGGGCGATGAGGTCTACTACTCCGGTTGCATTGCTCGGCAGGGTGCGAATGCGCAGTTTCATTCTGTAGACGAACGCATCGTTGCGATCAAGCCAAAGAGATTGAGCTTTGCACAAGCTGCCGCACTTCCGCTTACTTCGCTCACAGCCTGGGAGATTCTGTTCGATCGCTTTGGCGTGGAGCAGCGTCGCATTGGCTATGGAGCCCCTCGTAAGGGATCGATTCTGATCATTGGCGCTGCGGGCGGTGTGGGTTCAATGCTGATGCAGATCGCATCGCACATGACGCCGCTGACTGTTGTCGCAACAGCTTCGCGCCCTGAGACTGCCGAATGGTGCCGCCAGATGGGTGCGGATTATGTCATTGACCATCATCGCGACATCCGCACACAGATGCAGGAGCTGGGACTGGGCGAGGTGGAATACATTGCCCTGCTCTCCGCAACGGATACGCATTATCCCGGCATCGCAGAACTGCTTGCGCCACAGGGAAAGATCGCCATCATTGACGATCCGCAAAAGCCAGTGGATGCGCGTCCTCTGAAGCGCAAGAGTGCGTCCATCTGTTGGGAGTTCATGTTCACGCGCAGCTACTACGAGACGCCGGACATCCTTCGCCAACATGATTCGCTCACCGAAGTCAGCAAGCTGATGGACCTGGGCACTCTGAAGACCACCATGACGAAGAGCTATGGCACGATCAATGCGCAGAATCTGAAGATGGCGCATGCATGGATTGAAAGCGGACGTTCCATTGGCAAGATCGTGCTGGAAGGCTGGGAGTAA
- a CDS encoding response regulator: MHRILLIDDEDDIREVASLTLEVTAGWRVLTADSGTAGIRAALAEKPEAILMDVMMPEMDGPTTFREMQKIPELANIPVILLTAKVQGVDQRRFSDLGVAAVLFKPFDPMTLAQQIAEVLHWDSVAA, from the coding sequence ATGCATCGCATTCTGCTGATTGACGACGAAGACGATATTCGAGAGGTGGCTTCGCTCACTCTGGAAGTGACTGCGGGTTGGCGTGTGCTCACAGCGGACTCCGGCACCGCTGGCATTCGCGCAGCACTAGCTGAAAAACCGGAAGCCATCCTGATGGATGTGATGATGCCCGAGATGGACGGCCCGACCACCTTCCGTGAAATGCAGAAAATCCCGGAACTGGCGAACATTCCCGTCATCCTTCTGACGGCTAAGGTACAAGGTGTCGATCAGCGACGGTTTTCCGACCTGGGTGTGGCCGCAGTCTTATTCAAACCCTTTGATCCCATGACACTGGCCCAACAGATTGCCGAAGTACTGCACTGGGATAGTGTGGCCGCCTAG
- a CDS encoding DUF2264 domain-containing protein, with the protein MNRRNFLGSATLAAIAPAFSKAQSSQTVSSTTSTREQWLNWVEKVSEPVLAALSKRELRKTMPVEAVKGHEAERAIGTHLEALGRLMMGLAPWLELDPVAGESALETKLRERYRAMAKEAIASAVDPASPDYMRFGDSSQTVVDASFLALAMLRAPKQLIDTLSPKTKQQLIAAMIAERKVLTGLNNWVLFSAMDEALLFRLGADYDKMRVAYALNSLHSWYKGDGLYGDGPDFHADNYNSYVMQPYLLMLMQVLGDEAAVWKNMREEIAKHATRYAAIQERMIGPDGAFPVLGRSITYRAGAFQLLADVSLRGLLDEHVKPAQVRAALTAVQHRTLDAAGTFDSKGWLQIGLAGHQPSLGETYISTGSLYLCSAAWLPLGLPHSHPFWADADAAWTQKKVWAGEDAPADHAITG; encoded by the coding sequence ATGAATCGCCGTAACTTTCTCGGAAGCGCAACACTTGCCGCCATCGCTCCCGCTTTCTCCAAGGCACAGTCATCACAAACTGTTTCCAGTACGACCAGCACACGCGAGCAATGGCTTAACTGGGTCGAGAAAGTTTCTGAGCCTGTACTCGCGGCGTTATCGAAACGTGAACTGCGCAAGACCATGCCGGTGGAAGCAGTGAAAGGCCACGAAGCAGAACGCGCGATCGGGACACATCTTGAAGCGCTCGGTCGATTGATGATGGGTCTCGCACCGTGGCTCGAACTTGATCCCGTTGCGGGTGAAAGCGCACTTGAGACAAAGCTGCGCGAAAGGTATCGTGCGATGGCGAAGGAGGCGATCGCATCGGCGGTCGATCCTGCGTCGCCGGATTACATGCGCTTTGGCGATTCCTCGCAGACCGTGGTGGACGCATCGTTTCTTGCGCTTGCCATGCTGCGTGCACCAAAGCAGTTGATCGACACGTTATCGCCAAAAACAAAACAGCAACTCATCGCTGCGATGATCGCGGAACGCAAGGTACTCACTGGTCTCAATAACTGGGTTCTGTTTTCTGCGATGGATGAAGCGCTGCTCTTCCGCCTTGGGGCCGATTACGACAAGATGCGTGTCGCCTATGCGCTCAATTCACTGCATAGCTGGTACAAAGGCGATGGCCTTTACGGTGACGGGCCAGACTTTCATGCGGATAACTACAACAGCTACGTGATGCAACCGTATCTGCTGATGTTGATGCAGGTGTTGGGGGATGAAGCTGCAGTGTGGAAGAACATGCGTGAGGAGATTGCGAAACATGCCACACGTTACGCGGCTATTCAGGAACGAATGATCGGCCCAGACGGCGCATTCCCCGTGCTTGGTCGTTCCATCACCTATCGCGCAGGGGCGTTCCAGTTGCTTGCTGATGTTTCGTTACGCGGACTTCTGGACGAACATGTAAAACCTGCACAGGTGCGAGCAGCACTGACGGCGGTACAGCATCGGACACTGGATGCGGCAGGTACGTTCGACAGCAAGGGCTGGCTGCAGATTGGTCTGGCAGGTCATCAGCCATCGCTAGGCGAAACGTATATCTCCACCGGAAGCCTGTATCTCTGTAGCGCTGCGTGGTTGCCGTTGGGCCTACCGCATTCCCATCCATTCTGGGCCGATGCGGATGCTGCGTGGACGCAGAAGAAGGTATGGGCGGGCGAAGATGCACCCGCCGATCATGCCATTACCGGATAA
- a CDS encoding phage holin family protein has product MILHALLVWLLSALALVVAAYLLPSVEIDSFGTALIAAVLIGLLNATLGFLIRLVAFPITWLLPGLMYLICDAIMIYIVSRFVRGFSVKNFTAAFLCALVVAVVNVLLSYIV; this is encoded by the coding sequence ATGATTCTTCATGCTTTGTTGGTATGGCTCCTGAGTGCGCTTGCGCTGGTTGTTGCAGCGTACCTCCTTCCTTCGGTGGAGATCGATTCTTTTGGCACAGCGCTGATTGCTGCCGTGCTGATCGGCCTGCTGAACGCAACGCTGGGCTTTCTCATCCGCCTGGTGGCATTTCCCATCACGTGGCTGCTCCCCGGCTTGATGTACCTGATCTGCGACGCCATCATGATCTACATCGTGTCGCGTTTTGTGCGAGGGTTTTCCGTGAAGAACTTCACGGCGGCATTTCTCTGCGCGCTGGTCGTTGCCGTGGTGAACGTTCTTCTTTCGTACATCGTGTAA